The genomic interval CCGCCGGGAGGTGCTCGGGTCCGATGGACAGTCGACCGTCGGCATCGGTCGCTCCGTGCGCGATGATCGCGCCCGAGGTCTCGGCGACGACGGAGTCGCCGGATGCGCCTGCGAGGACGACACCGACGGATGCCGCGGGCGCGCCGGTCGCGGTATCCAGCACGTGGGTGGTGAGGTGACTGGTCATGAGGGCACTCCCGTCTCCGTCGGCGTCGACGTCGACGCCGTCTCGATCACATCGCCGCGTGCCCGAAGGAGCGCGATCTCGGCGAGCTGCGCCAGGGCCTCGCCCACTTCGGCGTCTGGGTCGTTCGAAAGGCGTCGCTTCAGCTCGGCGAGCATCTCCTGCGGCGTCCGACCTGCAGCGCGGATCAGGAACACACGCCCGAATCTCTCCTCGTAGACGCGGTTGCCCGCCGCGATCAACGCCGTGACATCGTCATCCGCGTCGGTCATGCCCGCCTGCTCGGTGCGGGATGCCGCTGCTTCGGCGCCGGTGCCGGCGGGCCGCTCGCCGATCCTCGGGTGATGGGAAAGCGCCGCATCGAGGTCTGCCCGGGTCCAGTCGCGCGCCAGGCCCTCCGCGACGGCGACGAGCTCGTCGACCGTGCGGTACGGACGTCCGTCGACAACGGACTGCACCCACTCGGGAATCGCCGCCCACACGCCGACCACGCGGGCAGACTCGGCCGCATCCAGCGCGTTGAACTCGGCGAGCTCCATGACGACACGCTAGCGGCCGCTCGTTTCACCCGAGTTACGACTTCAGCGCGACGAGCACTCGTCCGCGATGGGTTACAAGACCGAAACGCCGGCGCCTCCCGTGGGAGATCTCGGTGGGACAAGCTGGGAGCGACGAAGGGAGCGTCGGATGGCGCACGCCAGGGCCTCGGTCATTCGCGCCGGTCGCGCATGGATCGGCGGAGCGTTCCGCCCCGCCGACGTCACGATTCAGGGCGGCGTCATCGTCGGCGTCGACGATCCGGGGCGCTCAGCGCGCGGCACGACGCTCGTACCGGATGACGCGGTGCTGCTGCCGGGCCTCGTGGACTCCCACGTGCACGTCAACGAGCCGGGCCGCACGGAGTGGGAGGGATTCCGGTCCGCGACCCTCGCCGCCGCGGCCGGCGGCGTGACGACCATCGTCGACATGCCGCTGAACTCCCTGCCGCCCACCACGACGGTCACTGCGCTCGAGATCAAGCGGGCGGCCGCAGCCCCCTCGGCGTACATCGACGTCGGATTCTGGGGCGGCGCGGTACCCGAGAGCCTCGGCGCGCTCGCACCCCTCCACGAGGCAGGGGTGTACGGGTTCAAGTGCTTCCTGTCGCCCTCGGGCGTCGACGAGTTCCCGCACCTCGATCGCGCCCAGTTGCTCGCGGCGGCCGAAGAGGTGGCGGCCCTCGACTCGCGGCTCATCGTGCACGCCGAAGACCCGGCCCTGCTGCACGAGCACGGTGCGCTCGGCCGAGGGTATGAAGCGTTCCTCGCGTCGCGGCCGCCCGAGAGCGAGGCATCCGCCATCGACACCGTGATCGATGCGGCACGCCGGACCGGGTGCCGGGCCCACATCCTGCACCTGAGCGATGCCCACTCCCTTCCCGCGATCCGTGCCGCCAAGGCCGAGGGAGTCGCGCTCACCGTGGAGACGTGCCCGCACTACCTGACGATCGCCGCGGAGGACATCCCCGACGGGGCGGCCGAGTT from Microbacterium pumilum carries:
- the uraH gene encoding hydroxyisourate hydrolase, producing the protein MTSHLTTHVLDTATGAPAASVGVVLAGASGDSVVAETSGAIIAHGATDADGRLSIGPEHLPAGTYTLTFLTGEYFAARGVETFYPFITVTFIVEVADDGSSRHYHVPLLLSPFAFSTYRGS
- the uraD gene encoding 2-oxo-4-hydroxy-4-carboxy-5-ureidoimidazoline decarboxylase, encoding MELAEFNALDAAESARVVGVWAAIPEWVQSVVDGRPYRTVDELVAVAEGLARDWTRADLDAALSHHPRIGERPAGTGAEAAASRTEQAGMTDADDDVTALIAAGNRVYEERFGRVFLIRAAGRTPQEMLAELKRRLSNDPDAEVGEALAQLAEIALLRARGDVIETASTSTPTETGVPS
- the allB gene encoding allantoinase AllB — its product is MAHARASVIRAGRAWIGGAFRPADVTIQGGVIVGVDDPGRSARGTTLVPDDAVLLPGLVDSHVHVNEPGRTEWEGFRSATLAAAAGGVTTIVDMPLNSLPPTTTVTALEIKRAAAAPSAYIDVGFWGGAVPESLGALAPLHEAGVYGFKCFLSPSGVDEFPHLDRAQLLAAAEEVAALDSRLIVHAEDPALLHEHGALGRGYEAFLASRPPESEASAIDTVIDAARRTGCRAHILHLSDAHSLPAIRAAKAEGVALTVETCPHYLTIAAEDIPDGAAEFKCCPPIREASNRDLLWQGVVDGTIDAIVSDHSPSTVDLKRSGSGDFGLAWGGIAGLQIGLSAVWTEAHSRGIPLETLVPLFTTGPARVAGVARAGVIEPGVPAHLTVFGVDDPLVIDATRLLHKNPITAYDHRVLSGRIRRTWLHGKAMYNVTEGGAGEAPRFRGKPRGRLLSAASARVV